One stretch of Ptiloglossa arizonensis isolate GNS036 chromosome 7, iyPtiAriz1_principal, whole genome shotgun sequence DNA includes these proteins:
- the Cnb gene encoding centriole duplication and spindle assembly protein centrobin isoform X2 yields MMSDSDDTDVLLLIPPDLFLVPPSSDSDVSSDHGKADYTNGRTGVISELVEHMQTLESRINAIEFKDSSLDGTLLNNSWDSQIQNNSATKFRQILPRTNFYVNQSCSLQNTPVKPRQSLSVPSTPHGYSLSNHTNFSQNDVKSGDCFPMATGTNTTNANDDGKEKHGYLISHSDSSVVLPSGSRSVGFPHATAPSKGELCSYPLDHCKNTNNIYVKPPSNQLHSMPSTSTLFSTRGQPHSCSRTSIQDMELSEVNELLQEMEVTELELSKRINRVSIHQCHKEQNDMLLSSHNNDVSASKIHNNPRKSSINRKLEFELQDLNQYHDVGQVVSKKICSDVFPDISLPYRNSFSFDETDKIISEFKTWEQNVQKPTLKAEEVEGTSIQKGTNNIDKSAIKANSLKKKESVTDQTPLCKDDVNNGVSAVSAYNVQSHPIHKSIESSLLSELTQYNSSQQNSNVQHMKQMHNASCTKSTAHASTNTDFFPRKSQRLLSLSDFWDNNSNKSQEEMRRIKLEEEKFRREHCEHLIQELQKRLLEQQEKVAVALRVDNEKNELIAQFHNAWSKLKQRVHVLENEYNVLQTNLKTVTEKHQLEISEFQSQIKRCEGELSKALDLAAGYKEKSDTVMKEKVELLKCHADELENYKSFVQEAEGRSEQLKVDYKKVLEKNKQTEETLKSLQQELGKERLKGGEVRNEMNVIHKALDTCEAELTVLRQEKENLQLKLKEEITRNTILEQKNAALHSSIDDAKQAEKVAKDETKSLAEEKEKVRSELQEVYQKQVDEVVKVKLQEFQTQLDVAESEFLEELKTRQQVIAECAARKIKDIIDKHRLEINLLEEKHKEEKRLCDLQLAQVLQKSSILETELSSQRATKSQLAEQLHSVMQKQWQQALQIISGEVEIWRT; encoded by the exons ATGATGAGCGATTCTGATGATACCGATGTTTTACTCCTAATTCCCCCTGACCTGTTCCTTGTACCGCCATCGTCGGACTCCGATGTTAGTTCTGATCACGGGAAGGCAGACTACACCAATGGAAGAACTGGAGTGATATCGGAACTCGTGGAACATATGCAAACTTTAGAAAGCAGAATTAATGCTATCGAGTTCAAAGATTCTAGCTTAGATGGTACTTTGCTAAATAATTCATGGGATTCCCAAATTCAAAATAACTCGGCTACCAAATTTAGACAGATATTACCTAGGACTAATTTCTATGTAAATCAGAGCTGTAGCTTACAAAATACACCTGTAAAGCCTCGACAATCCTTGTCTGTTCCATCAACTCCTCATGGTTACTCATTATCAAACCATACTAATTTTAGTCAGAATGACGTGAAATCGGGGGATTGTTTTCCTATGGCTACTGGTACTAATACAACTAACGCTAATGATGATGGTAAGGAGAAGCATGGTTATCTAATATCCCATTCTGATTCCTCTGTGGTATTACCGTCTGGTTCTCGGAGTGTGGGTTTCCCGCATGCCACTGCTCCTTCCAAAGGAGAACTTTGCTCTTATCCACTTGATCATTGTAAAAACACAAATAATATATATGTTAAACCTCCTTCCAATCAATTGCATTCAATGCCATCTACCTCGACTTTATTTAGCACAAGGGGACAACCGCATTCGTGCTCTAGAACTAGTATACAAGATATGGAGCTCTCTGAAGTCAATGAGTTACTCCAAGAAATGGAGGTCACTGAATTAGAACTatccaaacgaataaatagagtctCGATACATCAGTGTCACAAAGAACAAAATGATATGTTATTATCTAGCCACAACAATGATGTTTCTGCAAGCAAAATTCACAATAATCCACGTAAAAGTTCTATTAACCGAAAATTGGAGTTCGAATTACAAGACTTGAATCAATATCACGATGTTGGACAAGTTGTATCTAAAAAAATATGTTCTGATGTTTTCCCTGATATATCTTTACCGTATCGTAACTCTTTCAGTTTTGATGAAACTGACAAAATAATCTCGGAATTTAAAACATGGgaacaaaatgtacaaaaacCAACATTAAAAGCAGAAGAGGTAGAAGGTACAAGTATACAAAAAGGTACAAACAATATTGATAAATCAGCTATAAAAGCAAATAgtctaaaaaagaaagaatcggttACCGACCAAACTCCCTTGTGCAAGGATGATGTAAATAATGGTGTAAGTGCAGTTAGTGCATATAATGTACAATCACATCCAATACATAAAAGTATAGAATCTTCGTTGCTTAGCGAATTAACACAATATAATAGTTCTCAACAAAATAGCAATGTTCAACATATGAAACAGATGCACAATGCATCGTGTACTAAAAGCACTGCTCATGCTTCGACAAATacagatttttttccaag GAAATCGCAACGACTTTTGTCATTGTCAGATTTTTGGGATAACAATAGCAATAAATCTCAAGAAGAAATGCGTAGAATTAaattagaagaagaaaaatttcgtcgagag CATTGTGAACATTTAATTCAAGAGCTTCAGAAACGATTGTTAGAACAACAAGAAAAAGTTGCAGTAGCACTTAGAGTGGATAATGaaaagaatgaattgattgCACAGTTTCATAATGCATGGTCTAAATTGAAACAACGTGTGCACGTCTTAGAAAATGAATACAATGTTTtacaaacaaatttaaaaacggTGACAGAAAAACATCAGTTAGAAATTTCAGAATTTCAGTCACAAATTAAACGTTGCGAAGGAGAATTATCAAAGGCTTTAGATCTTGCAGCTGGTTACAAAGAAAAAAGTGATACAGTGATGAAGGAAAAGGTAGAGTTATTAAAATGTCATGCTGATGAATTAGAGAATTACAAATCATTTGTGCAAGAAGCAGAAGGTAGATCCGAGCAACTAAAAGTAGACTACAAAAAAGTATTagagaaaaataaacagactGAAGAAACTTTAAAAAGTCTTCAACAAGAATTAGGTAAAGAGCGATTGAAAGGTGGAGAAGTTAGAAATGAAATGAACGTTATCCACAAAGCATTAGATACTTGTGAAGCCGAATTAACTGTATTAaggcaagaaaaagaaaatttacaattaaaattaaaggaagAGATTACTAGGAATACAATTTTAGAGCAGAAAAATGCTGCACTACATTCGTCGATCGATGATGCTAAACAAGCAGAG AAAGTAGCCAAGGATGAAACGAAATCTCTtgcagaagaaaaagaaaaagttcgaTCCGAATTGCAAGAAGTTTATCAGAAACAAGTTGATGAAGTAGTAAAGGTAAAATTACAAGAGTTTCAAACTCAACTTGATGTTGCTGAATCAGAATTTCTTGAAGAATTAAAAACCAGGCAACAAGTTATTGCCGAATGTGCAGCTAGgaaaattaaagatattatAGATAA acatcgattagaaataaatttactAGAAGAAAAACATAAAGAAGAGAAGCGACTATGCGACCTTCAGTTAGCGCAAGTTCTACAAAAGTCGTCCATTTTAGAAACAGAACTCAGTTCTCAACGCGCTACTAAATCTCAACTTGCCGAACAGCTTCATTCCGTAATGCAGAAGCAATGGCAACAAGCCTTGCAAATTATATCGGGTGAA GTGGAAATATGGAGGACTTGA
- the Cnb gene encoding centriole duplication and spindle assembly protein centrobin isoform X1: MMSDSDDTDVLLLIPPDLFLVPPSSDSDVSSDHGKADYTNGRTGVISELVEHMQTLESRINAIEFKDSSLDGTLLNNSWDSQIQNNSATKFRQILPRTNFYVNQSCSLQNTPVKPRQSLSVPSTPHGYSLSNHTNFSQNDVKSGDCFPMATGTNTTNANDDGKEKHGYLISHSDSSVVLPSGSRSVGFPHATAPSKGELCSYPLDHCKNTNNIYVKPPSNQLHSMPSTSTLFSTRGQPHSCSRTSIQDMELSEVNELLQEMEVTELELSKRINRVSIHQCHKEQNDMLLSSHNNDVSASKIHNNPRKSSINRKLEFELQDLNQYHDVGQVVSKKICSDVFPDISLPYRNSFSFDETDKIISEFKTWEQNVQKPTLKAEEVEGTSIQKGTNNIDKSAIKANSLKKKESVTDQTPLCKDDVNNGVSAVSAYNVQSHPIHKSIESSLLSELTQYNSSQQNSNVQHMKQMHNASCTKSTAHASTNTDFFPRKSQRLLSLSDFWDNNSNKSQEEMRRIKLEEEKFRREHCEHLIQELQKRLLEQQEKVAVALRVDNEKNELIAQFHNAWSKLKQRVHVLENEYNVLQTNLKTVTEKHQLEISEFQSQIKRCEGELSKALDLAAGYKEKSDTVMKEKVELLKCHADELENYKSFVQEAEGRSEQLKVDYKKVLEKNKQTEETLKSLQQELGKERLKGGEVRNEMNVIHKALDTCEAELTVLRQEKENLQLKLKEEITRNTILEQKNAALHSSIDDAKQAEKVAKDETKSLAEEKEKVRSELQEVYQKQVDEVVKVKLQEFQTQLDVAESEFLEELKTRQQVIAECAARKIKDIIDKHRLEINLLEEKHKEEKRLCDLQLAQVLQKSSILETELSSQRATKSQLAEQLHSVMQKQWQQALQIISGGNMEDLTPLQKIHAEKLFKGPRKSESMPNCFAKVFQEPIRLTLQTPDTKNFHDQGESMSTITPTDDTPLTSRKESKDDLRKYVKMIAEMQQSRDDFLKIREHMPSPPLVCREVPRKHYMKKELSIKDEDSITWQPPSETTPDTSEFIPISQKVGTKGDQQKNKPPWK; encoded by the exons ATGATGAGCGATTCTGATGATACCGATGTTTTACTCCTAATTCCCCCTGACCTGTTCCTTGTACCGCCATCGTCGGACTCCGATGTTAGTTCTGATCACGGGAAGGCAGACTACACCAATGGAAGAACTGGAGTGATATCGGAACTCGTGGAACATATGCAAACTTTAGAAAGCAGAATTAATGCTATCGAGTTCAAAGATTCTAGCTTAGATGGTACTTTGCTAAATAATTCATGGGATTCCCAAATTCAAAATAACTCGGCTACCAAATTTAGACAGATATTACCTAGGACTAATTTCTATGTAAATCAGAGCTGTAGCTTACAAAATACACCTGTAAAGCCTCGACAATCCTTGTCTGTTCCATCAACTCCTCATGGTTACTCATTATCAAACCATACTAATTTTAGTCAGAATGACGTGAAATCGGGGGATTGTTTTCCTATGGCTACTGGTACTAATACAACTAACGCTAATGATGATGGTAAGGAGAAGCATGGTTATCTAATATCCCATTCTGATTCCTCTGTGGTATTACCGTCTGGTTCTCGGAGTGTGGGTTTCCCGCATGCCACTGCTCCTTCCAAAGGAGAACTTTGCTCTTATCCACTTGATCATTGTAAAAACACAAATAATATATATGTTAAACCTCCTTCCAATCAATTGCATTCAATGCCATCTACCTCGACTTTATTTAGCACAAGGGGACAACCGCATTCGTGCTCTAGAACTAGTATACAAGATATGGAGCTCTCTGAAGTCAATGAGTTACTCCAAGAAATGGAGGTCACTGAATTAGAACTatccaaacgaataaatagagtctCGATACATCAGTGTCACAAAGAACAAAATGATATGTTATTATCTAGCCACAACAATGATGTTTCTGCAAGCAAAATTCACAATAATCCACGTAAAAGTTCTATTAACCGAAAATTGGAGTTCGAATTACAAGACTTGAATCAATATCACGATGTTGGACAAGTTGTATCTAAAAAAATATGTTCTGATGTTTTCCCTGATATATCTTTACCGTATCGTAACTCTTTCAGTTTTGATGAAACTGACAAAATAATCTCGGAATTTAAAACATGGgaacaaaatgtacaaaaacCAACATTAAAAGCAGAAGAGGTAGAAGGTACAAGTATACAAAAAGGTACAAACAATATTGATAAATCAGCTATAAAAGCAAATAgtctaaaaaagaaagaatcggttACCGACCAAACTCCCTTGTGCAAGGATGATGTAAATAATGGTGTAAGTGCAGTTAGTGCATATAATGTACAATCACATCCAATACATAAAAGTATAGAATCTTCGTTGCTTAGCGAATTAACACAATATAATAGTTCTCAACAAAATAGCAATGTTCAACATATGAAACAGATGCACAATGCATCGTGTACTAAAAGCACTGCTCATGCTTCGACAAATacagatttttttccaag GAAATCGCAACGACTTTTGTCATTGTCAGATTTTTGGGATAACAATAGCAATAAATCTCAAGAAGAAATGCGTAGAATTAaattagaagaagaaaaatttcgtcgagag CATTGTGAACATTTAATTCAAGAGCTTCAGAAACGATTGTTAGAACAACAAGAAAAAGTTGCAGTAGCACTTAGAGTGGATAATGaaaagaatgaattgattgCACAGTTTCATAATGCATGGTCTAAATTGAAACAACGTGTGCACGTCTTAGAAAATGAATACAATGTTTtacaaacaaatttaaaaacggTGACAGAAAAACATCAGTTAGAAATTTCAGAATTTCAGTCACAAATTAAACGTTGCGAAGGAGAATTATCAAAGGCTTTAGATCTTGCAGCTGGTTACAAAGAAAAAAGTGATACAGTGATGAAGGAAAAGGTAGAGTTATTAAAATGTCATGCTGATGAATTAGAGAATTACAAATCATTTGTGCAAGAAGCAGAAGGTAGATCCGAGCAACTAAAAGTAGACTACAAAAAAGTATTagagaaaaataaacagactGAAGAAACTTTAAAAAGTCTTCAACAAGAATTAGGTAAAGAGCGATTGAAAGGTGGAGAAGTTAGAAATGAAATGAACGTTATCCACAAAGCATTAGATACTTGTGAAGCCGAATTAACTGTATTAaggcaagaaaaagaaaatttacaattaaaattaaaggaagAGATTACTAGGAATACAATTTTAGAGCAGAAAAATGCTGCACTACATTCGTCGATCGATGATGCTAAACAAGCAGAG AAAGTAGCCAAGGATGAAACGAAATCTCTtgcagaagaaaaagaaaaagttcgaTCCGAATTGCAAGAAGTTTATCAGAAACAAGTTGATGAAGTAGTAAAGGTAAAATTACAAGAGTTTCAAACTCAACTTGATGTTGCTGAATCAGAATTTCTTGAAGAATTAAAAACCAGGCAACAAGTTATTGCCGAATGTGCAGCTAGgaaaattaaagatattatAGATAA acatcgattagaaataaatttactAGAAGAAAAACATAAAGAAGAGAAGCGACTATGCGACCTTCAGTTAGCGCAAGTTCTACAAAAGTCGTCCATTTTAGAAACAGAACTCAGTTCTCAACGCGCTACTAAATCTCAACTTGCCGAACAGCTTCATTCCGTAATGCAGAAGCAATGGCAACAAGCCTTGCAAATTATATCGG GTGGAAATATGGAGGACTTGACACCTCTTCAAAAAATTCACGctgagaaattatttaaaggCCCAAGAAAATCCGAATCAATGCCAAATtgttttgcgaaagtttttcaaGAACCAATAAGGTTAACCTTACAAACGCCGGATACGAAAAATTTTCACGATCAAGGTGAAAGTATGAGTACTATCACGCCGACCGACGACACCCCATTAACAAGTAGGAAAGAATCAAAAGATGATCTtcgtaaatatgtaaaaatg ATCGCAGAGATGCAACAGTCGAGGGACGACTTCTTAAAAATTAGAGAACATATGCCAAGCCCACCTTTAGTATGTAGAGAGGTTCCACGAAAACACTATATGAAAAAAGAACTAAGTATAAAGGACGAAGACAGTATTACATGGCAACCTCCATCAGAA accACACCCGATACTAGCGAATTTATTCCAATTTCACAAAAAGTTGGTACAAAAGGAGATCAACAAAAGAATAAACCACCGTGGAAATGA